The Thermasporomyces composti region ACGACCCACGCTGGCCCTGGGCTGACGGGTCCGCGCAGTCGACCGTGCCGTCAACCTGACCTTGCCGTCGACGGGCTTGGGGGAAGCCGACGCTGGCGGCCGCCACCGACAGTCGGGGCGTAGGACCACACACCGTGCCGGCCCTGGAACGCGTTCCCGGGCCGGCAGCCTGCGTCGGTCCTGGAGGTCAGGAACCGCGTACGTGCCGCTTCGTCGGGGGGTGACCTAGCTGCCGAAGTGACGGACGAAGCGGCGCTGCCACGGCGCCTCCACCGCACGCGGTGAGTAGTGGGTGCGGACGTAGTCGACAGCCTGGTCGGCGGGGACGCCGTCGAGCACGGCGAGGCACGCCAGCGCGGTCCCGGTGCGACCGTACCCACTGCCACAGGCGACCTCGACACGCTCGGTGGCCGACCGGGTCCAGGCCTCACGGAGAGCGTCGGCGGTGGCGCGCGGATCCGACGGCAGCCAGAAGTCGCGCCAGCGCAGCCACCGGTACTCCCACGGGAGTGGTGGCGGTTCCTTGCCGAGCAGGTAGAGGCCGAACGTCGGCGCGGGGCCGGAGAGGAGTGGAGGACGCACTCCTCGGCCGCGGACGAGGCGCCCAGACGGGAGACGGAGGACGCCC contains the following coding sequences:
- a CDS encoding protein-tyrosine phosphatase family protein → MSSVSATWEPTAPGVLRLPSGRLVRGRGVRPPLLSGPAPTFGLYLLGKEPPPLPWEYRWLRWRDFWLPSDPRATADALREAWTRSATERVEVACGSGYGRTGTALACLAVLDGVPADQAVDYVRTHYSPRAVEAPWQRRFVRHFGS